The nucleotide sequence ttgcctcctcccttcttaaagagtggagtgacatttgcaattttccagtcctctggaaccattcccgattctagtgattcttgaaagctcactactaatacctccaccatttcttcagctacctctttcagaacactaGGGTGCAGTCCGTCCGGTCCAGGTGACCTATCcaccttcagatctttcagcttTCCAAGCAGCTTCTCCTTAGTGACAGCGACTATACTCACTTCTGCCCTCTGACTCTCTCGaacttctggcatgttgctggtgtcttccacagtgaagactgatgcgaaatacttattcagttcatctgccatttctttgttccccatcactacttctccagtgtcattttccagcggtccaatgtccagtcttgtctctcttttactatttatatatatctggaaaaacttttggtatcctcttttatattattagctagcttaccttcatatttcatctgttCTCTctttactgcttttttttttggttgctttctattggtttttaaaagcttcccaatcctctagcttcccgctaGTTTTTCCAATATTGTatgtcctctcttttgcttttatgctgtctttgatttcccttgtcagccacagttgcctcttcctccctttagaatgctgcttcttctttgggatgaaacgaTCCTGTGCCTTCTGAACTACACCCAGAAGCTCCTGCTATTGCTTCTATATCGTCAACCCTGCTAGGGTCTCCTTCCAataactttggccagttcctctctcatgctggaggaactcagtgggtcaaatagtagctatggagggaaatggacagtcgacattttgggtcgagaccctttatctggactggccttcatcagaacacTTATCCTGTCCAGTACCAATCTCTACACACACTTTTGTACGATCaacacaatttattttcaaatagtcCCATAGCTTTCTCCATCTTAACAAACTCCTCCAGGATTGTATTCCCCTCAATATAATTTTGTGCTCCTACACTTCTTACACTCTACATTTGCTGAGCCTCACCCTAAAAATAATTTCTAAGAACTCTGTTTGCTCCACTCTTCTTCACAAGCCTTTTCTGATAATCAGAATCATACAACATTGGTGCCCATTTCAGCAATCATTTCTTTGATAGACCACCAATTGATTATGTATTTTAATCACTTCTCTTGCTGACTGTGACCATTTTCCCAACACATTTCAGTCAAGcgactttattttttttctttttaaacattagTAAATTGTAAGTTGCTGTTTTCTGAATACCTCGAGACAGTTTTACGTTCACAGTCCTATGCCATTAACCGCATTCTTTCCATAAAGCATATTTTTCTTGCCATACAAGTTTAATCTTACTTGCTCTTGAATGTTGCCATCATTCCCTTATTCAACATTGTCTATATTACAAAATTACTGAACTTGTACACAGATACAAATGTTTTTaccaattcctccccccacccaacaccctccccacccccaattttAAAATGGTGCTATGTATTAAAATTGATTTCAATGACAGATCTGTTCCTCTAGCATCAGAAAATTAATCTGGACAGATACCCATGAAAACTGTATTTCTGATTAGAAGTTTGTTTTAATAAACCTACCCAGAACTCCTGAAGTTCTGTCAAGTGACTTATATTTTCAATCTTCTTGATCCGGTTGTTTGCTATATCCAGCGTTGTTAATTTTTTCTGAAATAGACAGGTCATAACAAGATTAAATGGGAACAGCAGTTGAGCTTCAGAGACTAGAGTAACGTGGGCTTGATTATTACAGTTTTCACAGACAGCATAAGAAGATGGTGTTGCAACAAAGCAGTAAAACCACTAGTTTTCATTACATTTGAAAACCAACTAATATGCACCACACTGTGTGACACTATGTCATGAAAATGCTTTGAAAAACAGCCATTATTTTATTATCCAGTACCATGTTTGTCTGAGGTTACTAATTAAATGTGCACTATAGAATTCTGTGATAGTATGTCATTTAATGAACAATAAAAAAGTTCCACAGAACTGTGGGAATCCAGAAAGTAACTAATTTCACAGTCTGAGCTTCAGTTGAGCTTACACCCAGAGTTGAGTCAAAATCTATTATCTCTTCCGCTGTAATCATGAGAGAGGTTCCTCCTGGTGGTTTCAATCTTGCTAATGGATGTAATCCAACAGCAATAActttaaaacagattatttttcagaatcagataGCTATGTAGTGCTTGGAAGTTTTGTTGATTGCCCAACTCACAATGTTCCCTAAATGTGAATTGATATAAGCCTGGTGATGTGATTATCAGTGCTCAGCATAGGATTTCTTTGGCAAGACAGACACATAAGAAACCATTGTCAGTGGAAGTTACAAATCTTGCTCCTCGAAAGTCCATTTACTTTAATTTGCTGGAGATAGTCTGTCTTTTGTGGAAGCATAATCCATATACCAATGCTTGGAGGGCTTCTGTTGCCAGAGCCAAGCCTCATAGATCTATAAGTGCGCATAAGAATTCCATTGGAGCACAAATAGCCCATGCTTTCCCAACTACCACACAGGGCACGGACTGCAAATTCACCCATTTCAAATAACAGATTAACTAAGTTACCAGATCATTGCTTTGTGATTAGTATCAATAATTGGATTGAGATTATGTACCAGATCTTTGTGCACAATTGCAGGGGAAAAGTCTTAAAACGCAATCACTTGACTCAGGTAAACTACAGATCATGGGATTAAACTAGTAACCTCGTCCCAATTATAACATTATACATTAAATTTGGTACCCTGAGCATTCAAgttgttaaaataaattaatatttttctcaCATTTCATTGttctatttccttatgacacagaacgagaccattcagcccacaatgggtTCAAGAGTAATTATATCTATCCCATTTGCCATACAGCAACCTATTCCTTTACACGTCCATGAACTCCCCCCATGAATCTCCTCCTATCCAACTGCACAAGGGGTAATATACAACctgttaacctatcaaccagcagatctttgggatgaTGGAGGAGACAAGAGTACCTGgggtaaacccacacagtcacagggagaatatgcacactccacacagacagcagcacaaATCAGGATCAGAGCCGAGAGGCAGTAGTATTATCTATTGTGCCACTGTGTCAGTTTTTGTAGGTGATATTGGAAATACTAAATATCACAGTGTGATACACAATGGCTGTTATTTTACATTAAGATTTACTATTAAAATACTGGAATGTAACTAGAATGTATAGTGGAATAACTATAAACTACTGCACCGTCTCTCTTAACAAAGATTTAGAACACTTTGGTTCCATCATTGATGAAGGATATAAGCAAACATCCAACAGGAGCACCAATAGAGAAAATCGGGGGCAGTGACTCACATTGTTCTCCAAGCCCTCTATCACCTCGATGCCATTGTGACTCAAGTAAAGCTCTTGTAAATTGACCAGGCTTTGCATCCCTTCTATCTTTGTCAATCGATTGCTCTGCAAGAAAAAAATGCATCAAAACCAAACATCAACACACATATATTAACAAATGCAGTCAGTAGGTAAGCTACTAAAACTTCATATCTAGTTAGCTTGTAGTCTGACGCACATAAACCAATCAATAGGTTTCTCTCAATGAAATTGCTTAGTTTTCCATTCAGGCGTACTTTGGAATCAATGTTAGACTTTTGTTTCATATGGTTATTCCACCTATTCAGCCACAGAAAACTTGAGCACAGACTTGAAACTGGCATTTCACTTCCCCACCTGATAAGCTACCTATGTGTGCTAAGCACCAGAGCAAAAGTTTGACTAGATGGAATGATGAAGCTTTCAAGCATCAAATACCAGTAAGCTGCTTCTTCACTAGTCACGCTAGCTGGTGCCACTGAATATGGCACTAGCTTTTAAAGTTAATAGAATTAAGCAAAAAGAACCCAACCACAACTCTATGATCACAATAGCAAGCTGAATCCCGATAACAATCACAGTCTGAGTATATCCAGCTACTGAAATAAAGAGTTGCTCTGCTCAGATTAGACTACAGACTGTCTAAGGAATTCAATTCCAATATGAAGTATGATTACCTGTATACTGAGAACAGTGAGATTCGTCAGCCCATCCAAGTTCTGTAATTTGGTGATCTTGTTTTTACCCAAAAACAAACTGTAAAGTTTCTTCAGATTTTCAATATTCTCTATAACCTGTCAAAACAAGATCTCATCACCACCTCCTCCATCACATCAATGCCAGTCAATGAATATCTTTCCCTTTCTTGCCATACTCAGTTCCTGGATATGGGGTTTATACAGTTTCCTAACACCCTTAATCTCCACACAAACCCTCAATCCATAATCCTGCAAGTAACTTAGTTTACATGATTACCACTTTATTACAGTAGGAGATAACGTGCAATGTTTTTGGGAATCTGTTTTAAGTGATTTCAAAGAATCACTGAAATGCAATAGGATCTCATGGAATTTCTTATGAAGGTTAAAGTAAGAAACAGTACGTCAGCCTCTTCTCAGGAAAGCTCCAGTGATGTTCAACTACCATCTGAGATTTTTGTGGAAACACTATTTTTTCATTAATTTAACCATGGCCATTGACAGCCATGTTGTTAAAAGGAAAACAGCAAGAAGAAAACCCCCTTTGACCAGGGTACTGTGATCAGGAGTAGAAACCATGCTAAATTTTACTACTTCTGGTTCCAAGGAGAGAGATCAAGGACAGGAGTCAACTTCTCCACCatactgaatgaaaataaaagaaaactgcagacgctagaaacctgaaattagaacagaaaatgcatgaaagactcagcaggtcaggcagcatcagtggaaaatgaaacagttaatgtttcaggttcaggacCCTTCACCATACCATTTGAGAAAACAGGACAAATCAACTGGGAGTTAATCCTTCCTATTCCACAGTAATTACTAAAATCATAGAATGAGGACAGTGAATTTGACGTACTCGACACGGATtttagcaaagcatttgacaaagccCCACATGAAAGATTGATCAGAAATATAAAAACTACTGGGATCCAAAAGAAAGTAAAAAGCTTACTGCCATGTGAGAAAGAGGACTTTGCCAGGATGTGGAGTTGGTGTGGGTGTTCCCTGAGATGTACCACAGGAATTAGTCAACCTTCAACCTGCACAACTATATATGGTTATCAAACCAATGTTGAATAAAGTAGCAGTTTCTACAATTAGTGATTCTTGAATCCTTACCACAGAACTGGACTGAATGTTGGCGTTCCCACAACAACAACATCTGGTTACCTTTCCCTTGTATCTTTCACCGGAATTTAAAATCTGTACCAATGGTCCTTGAACCATTGTTTAGAGGAACACCTTCAATCCAGCCTATTTAAACACCAGTGATGATCTTGTTCACCTTTATTAAATATCCTCTTATCCTCCAGCATTAAGATCAAACTCTAGGGATTTAGAGCACGCTAATGACCATTCCAATATTCACTTACCCGAATGCGATTTGAGCCCAGCTCTAATATTTCCAATTGATCGAGGTGAccaatgttttcaatttttgtaattttgttaTTCACGAGGAAGAGCTTCTTCAGCTTGGTCAGGGACTCAAGAGCCTCGATTTTCCGCACAATATTGAATGAGAGATCTAAAACCCTGCAAGGAAGTAAAAGGAACCATGCAACTTCAGTTTTAATGCAAAATGAAGGTGTCAGACTAGGTCATCTGTCCCAAGGGTGAGACAACAAAATAGCAACACCaacaccgaggacatcttcaagaggcattgcctcaagaaggcctgcatccatcacaaaggaccctcaccacctgggacgtgccctcttctcattactaccatcagggaggaggtacaggagcctgagaatccacattcaacaattcagaagcagcttcttcctctccacaatcagatttctgaaccaccCATGAACCCGaccttgttactttttttttgcagtatttatttttgtaatttatagtaattttgtgcctttgcactgtactgctgccacaaaacaccaaatttcatttcatataagtcagtgataataaatctgattctgatcaagaCAGCCTGTATGGTGTTGGTGAATGCTCAATGCTGATACAGAGAACACTATTTTCTTGAATTCAAATCAAAGATTACTGCTATCTGaaaaagagaatgtgctgggatgTGGAGTTGGTATGGGTGTTCCCAAGATGTACCACAGGAAATAGTCAACCTTCAACCTGCACAACTACTTACGGCTTTCAAACCAATGTCGAATACAGTAGCACCTTCTGCAATTAGTGATTCTTGGATTCTTACCACAGAACTGGACTCAATGTTGGCATTCCCACAACAATGACCTCAATGTTGGCATTCCCACAACAATGACAAAAATTTTTTAGTACTTACTCAAGGTCCTTCAATGCTTGAAGATTTTCTAATTGTTTGACCTGGTTGTCATATAGATCCAGTTCTTGAAGCATTATCAGCTGGTCGAGGTTCTCAATTGTCTTGATAAGATTCTGACGAAGGCACAGCACCTAGAATAAATCCAGAGACCAGGAGCTTATGAAACATTCCAAACATTATACTGTTCAATGTCAAAATTACATTTATTGCATACTAGAGATCACTTGTGTCCACTGCATGCGAACTAAAGTATAATGCTGAATGCAAAAGACAAATGACATGATCCACAGAAAGCAAGAGATGGGGCGGCACAAAAGTAGTATGAGAGACTTCCATATTTGGTTATACCTTTCACAGCCTCAAGTCATCCTAAAATCTAATGAAATACTTTAATGGGAGCTAGTTTTGTAATGGAGGAACCAGACAGCCAACATCTCCATAGCAATCTGCTACATTGccaatgtgataatgaacagCATTTGTTTTCCTAATGTTGATCAAGGGTTATACATTGCCAGGATGGGTAATTGTTGAGTTGGCAATAACTCCCCAGCTCTTTTACAATAATACTAAGGGATCTTTTGTGTTCACCTGCCGATAGAGAGGACTCCATTTACAGTTCAATCTTAAGACAGTGCCTCCAACTGTGTCGAACTTCCTCAGTGGCACCCTAGATTTTTGCACTCAAACCTCCTGACTGGAACTTGAATCCGTGACTTTCCAATTCAAAGACCAGACTTCCAGCAACTGAACCACTGTTGAGATTTGCAAACTGTATTGGTGATGGCTGTGGAAAAAACATTCCAAGATTCCACAAGCCTTTCTTTCATTGTGCTATATACACTTTCAATCCTTTCTGAAGCAACTCAGTGAAAATGATAGCTGTCTCCTGAACTCACATAAATACCTTCTGTAACTGTCCAGTTAAACTTCAATGGTTAGAATCCCAACCATCATTCTATGGAAGACTGAAGGAATGGAAGATGTTTCAGAGGTACAATATGCAATTCCACTATTAATCATACATTTCTCAGTAATGATCAGCCTGAACAGAATATCTTCATAACTGAACATGTAGCATGTCCGATTTTGCTTCTCGTGATTAATTTTCAGGATGTAGCCTTTACAAGTAAAACATCTCAGTGGAAACGTACAAACATGAAAAATGTTGTACAAAGCCCTCCAATGAATCATCTTGCCCAAATGCTCAAACGATACAGTGAGAACCAGCAGATATTGGATAAGGTAATGTTCACACAGCAAGCCATGGGATATGATGAAAGCTAGGTGTCATATTTCAAGAATGCATGAAAATTTGATGGTTGAGTATCATAGAGCAGTTTGGTTGATGCTTAGTTTGAGTGATCAAGCTCAATTAGCAGAGAACAGCTTTTCAGATTCTGTACCTTACGAGCTCCCTCATCTATTGACAACCACGTTCTTTCATATTCCATATTTTGTGTTCAAAGGTACAAGATGCCCAAATTCTAATGTCATTATCAATTCCTGAAGACCATCTATTCTACAGGTATTTGCTTCATatctatgtttttttaaatcaagataTAGTGACATAACTGTTAACCTCTGAAAACCTGAACCATTGACTGTTTTCTTTCTCCGCAGATATTGCCCAACctgccaaatatttccagcatttcattttcatttcagatatccaggCTCTCTCTATATTTAAGAACAAAGTCATTAAATCTAAACCTAGGTCATTCATTACTGGAGTCTT is from Pristis pectinata isolate sPriPec2 chromosome 6, sPriPec2.1.pri, whole genome shotgun sequence and encodes:
- the ppp1r7 gene encoding protein phosphatase 1 regulatory subunit 7, which produces MAENGAELQAMEIDRRVESEESGDEEGRKKGTIVELSQNTRPSGNQGEPDTPVDIDTIILDPEAEDVDLNHCRIGKIEGLDVLKKVKVLCLRQNLIKTIENLDQLIMLQELDLYDNQVKQLENLQALKDLEVLDLSFNIVRKIEALESLTKLKKLFLVNNKITKIENIGHLDQLEILELGSNRIRVIENIENLKKLYSLFLGKNKITKLQNLDGLTNLTVLSIQSNRLTKIEGMQSLVNLQELYLSHNGIEVIEGLENNKKLTTLDIANNRIKKIENISHLTELQEFWMNDNLIEHWSDLDELKNAKELQTVYLEGNPLQKDPHYRRKVILSLPSVRQIDATFIRILKLGAPSHA